One window from the genome of Pelodictyon luteolum DSM 273 encodes:
- a CDS encoding radical SAM protein: MHLTELLALGLKHGRNTIAESAYILADIDFTRPVTFHALLNERCNCLCRHCDHWRLDKYTDEMGIDEWKKTLLSIRDFTGSYAINFSGGEPLIKKGFIELLNFCSSNSIYAGMTTNGMLLERHAAELVAARPFNINISLDSHKADTHDYIRGREGLHEKICRGIARLKEEQNRQAISFPIIIKPTVMSLNYRHLPELVHFAEQLGVSAVNFQPLGRWTEETNNELWIEKEEWPNLENVMQRLIVMKREGAPIMNSEEILGLMTASFREEKASTDNLPCRIGLHEYFIRPDGDVKLCFHFPSVGNASKLSAKEIWRGAEAQKIRKATLQCDKLCLLTCLSQKSLGNKISQAITMLSGQKK, from the coding sequence ATGCATCTCACAGAACTGCTCGCTCTCGGATTGAAGCACGGACGGAACACCATAGCCGAATCGGCCTATATTCTCGCCGATATCGATTTCACCCGGCCAGTCACATTCCATGCCCTTCTCAATGAAAGGTGCAACTGCCTTTGCCGTCACTGCGACCACTGGCGCCTTGACAAATACACTGACGAGATGGGGATAGATGAGTGGAAAAAGACACTGCTGAGCATCAGAGACTTCACTGGTTCCTATGCAATAAATTTCAGCGGAGGTGAACCTCTTATCAAGAAAGGCTTCATTGAGCTGCTGAATTTTTGTTCATCAAACAGCATATACGCCGGTATGACTACCAACGGAATGCTGCTTGAAAGACACGCGGCCGAACTGGTTGCCGCAAGGCCATTCAATATCAACATTTCACTCGACTCCCATAAGGCAGACACGCACGACTATATCAGGGGACGCGAAGGACTGCACGAAAAAATATGCAGGGGGATAGCACGCCTGAAGGAAGAGCAGAACCGCCAGGCAATCAGCTTTCCCATCATCATCAAGCCGACCGTCATGTCGCTCAATTACAGGCACCTGCCCGAGCTTGTACATTTTGCTGAACAACTCGGCGTATCAGCAGTAAACTTCCAGCCGCTCGGGAGGTGGACGGAAGAGACCAATAATGAACTGTGGATCGAAAAGGAAGAGTGGCCAAACCTCGAGAATGTCATGCAACGCCTGATCGTCATGAAACGGGAAGGCGCTCCTATCATGAACAGCGAGGAAATACTCGGATTGATGACCGCCAGTTTTCGGGAGGAAAAAGCATCCACGGATAACCTACCCTGCCGCATCGGCCTCCACGAGTACTTCATTCGCCCAGACGGTGACGTCAAGCTATGTTTCCATTTCCCCTCCGTCGGTAATGCATCTAAGCTCTCGGCAAAAGAAATTTGGCGGGGAGCGGAGGCACAAAAAATCCGAAAAGCCACGCTTCAATGCGACAAACTATGCCTTCTAACCTGCCTCTCACAGAAATCACTAGGCAACAAGATCAGTCAAGCAATCACGATGCTTTCGGGACAAAAAAAGTAA
- a CDS encoding glycosyltransferase family 4 protein, with product MNYLPVLFGYEASNIGNSHVALSLCRHWHESGRAVQLTLPGAVKGLEYPWLRTAMKGLRQKLTYKFGTNIQARTMAEQLFYKHEKDADIVYLWAGLSLEIFEAFHKRGSRIVIERINCHRKSSWRILEAAADTWNIPYRINTDEKAALIEAKKLEIADAVFCPSPMVRKSMLENGVEETKLLSTSYGWAPERFPGRNDEKKHAERPVFLFVGSICLRKGIPLLLEAWKRAKLDADLVLCGNIAPEIQEHLPPLETYPNVRHISYTHDMGMIYRSADVFVFPSLEEGGPMVTYEAMAHGIPCLVSEMGAGAIVEKDINGIVLPDMDIDAWAEALTSMALNRQARIDIGQHARQRAECFTWKNVSNQRAELLEQRYPMLWKDQGNATDH from the coding sequence ATGAACTATCTGCCGGTTCTTTTCGGCTATGAAGCTTCCAATATCGGCAACAGCCATGTTGCGCTTTCTCTCTGCCGCCATTGGCATGAAAGCGGCAGGGCTGTCCAACTCACTCTACCCGGAGCAGTAAAAGGGCTCGAATACCCGTGGCTCAGAACAGCAATGAAGGGCCTCCGCCAGAAACTGACCTATAAATTCGGGACCAACATCCAAGCTCGAACCATGGCCGAACAGCTTTTCTATAAACATGAAAAGGATGCAGATATTGTCTATCTATGGGCCGGCCTGTCTCTGGAGATTTTTGAAGCCTTTCATAAGCGAGGAAGCCGCATTGTCATCGAAAGGATCAACTGCCATAGGAAAAGCTCATGGAGAATACTTGAAGCAGCCGCAGATACATGGAACATCCCCTACAGGATCAACACTGATGAAAAGGCAGCCTTGATTGAGGCAAAAAAGCTGGAAATAGCCGATGCAGTCTTCTGTCCGAGCCCAATGGTCCGAAAAAGCATGCTGGAAAACGGCGTAGAGGAAACCAAGCTCCTCTCAACCAGCTATGGCTGGGCTCCAGAACGATTTCCGGGAAGAAATGACGAAAAAAAACATGCGGAACGCCCGGTATTCCTGTTTGTCGGCAGCATCTGCCTGCGAAAAGGCATCCCGCTCCTGCTCGAAGCATGGAAAAGAGCGAAGCTCGATGCTGATCTGGTATTATGTGGCAACATTGCGCCGGAAATACAAGAACACCTCCCGCCACTCGAAACCTACCCCAATGTCCGCCACATCAGCTATACCCACGACATGGGAATGATATACCGCAGTGCGGACGTCTTCGTCTTTCCTAGCCTTGAGGAAGGTGGACCAATGGTCACCTATGAAGCCATGGCTCATGGAATTCCCTGCTTGGTTTCAGAAATGGGCGCAGGAGCAATAGTGGAAAAAGACATCAACGGCATAGTCCTTCCTGACATGGATATTGATGCATGGGCTGAAGCTCTGACATCAATGGCCTTGAACAGGCAGGCGAGAATCGACATCGGACAACATGCTCGACAACGCGCGGAGTGCTTTACATGGAAAAACGTTTCCAATCAACGTGCGGAACTTTTGGAACAACGTTATCCGATGCTGTGGAAAGATCAGGGAAATGCAACTGACCACTGA
- a CDS encoding glycosyltransferase family 25 protein produces the protein MAMNFPDHFDRISVINLPDRTDRKRDTLNEFSRAGWDPNDKMISFFPAIRPETAGGFPSVGVRGCYTSHMEVLRRAKENNCANILVLEDDISFIREINQIGNAVMEQLEGKKWGFIYFGHDRPAGDKNSLGIELLKEPLMLAHFYAVNGPYLERFLHFLEQLLKRPAGHPDGGPMHYDGAISTFRMQNPDIPTYIIYPSLGSQRSSRTDLHALPIWDRWPLLAPLTGGVRQLKNALKRRLP, from the coding sequence ATGGCCATGAACTTTCCGGATCATTTTGACAGGATCTCCGTGATCAACCTTCCAGATCGAACGGACAGGAAACGAGATACACTTAACGAATTCAGCAGGGCGGGCTGGGACCCAAATGATAAAATGATATCGTTTTTCCCGGCTATCCGCCCAGAAACGGCTGGAGGCTTTCCTTCAGTTGGCGTGAGAGGCTGCTATACAAGCCACATGGAAGTACTGCGGAGGGCAAAAGAAAACAACTGCGCCAATATCCTTGTACTCGAAGATGACATCTCATTTATCCGGGAGATAAACCAGATAGGGAATGCCGTTATGGAGCAGCTCGAAGGAAAAAAGTGGGGGTTCATCTACTTTGGCCACGATCGTCCGGCAGGCGACAAAAACTCCCTTGGAATCGAACTGCTTAAAGAACCGCTTATGCTGGCGCATTTCTATGCAGTCAATGGGCCGTATCTTGAACGATTCCTCCATTTCCTTGAGCAGTTGCTGAAAAGACCTGCGGGCCATCCCGACGGGGGCCCTATGCATTACGACGGAGCCATTTCGACATTCAGGATGCAGAATCCTGACATCCCGACGTATATCATCTATCCGAGCCTCGGTTCCCAACGTAGTTCACGAACAGACCTTCACGCACTTCCCATCTGGGATCGATGGCCATTACTTGCCCCCCTGACAGGCGGAGTGCGTCAGCTAAAAAATGCATTGAAAAGGAGACTGCCATGA
- a CDS encoding glycosyltransferase yields MHKEPPAMTHLSSKTQAPDNALPHIDCVLIGINSEKTVGRCIESIQAADYPRDRLHIYYVDGGSSDASILIAKQYEGVITIALRPVHPTPGLGRNAGWQTGSSPLIQFLDSDTILDRNWFSSAIKAIRPEKIGAVQGILSELYPERSFYNWIGNLEWNGLKGECESFGGNVIVKRDALEMTGGYDEEMVGGEDPELSRRIIRAGWKVIQTGVPMAQHDLAMTRFKQYLRRTFRTGYAFAAVRERERSAGSRFWQYEYRKIIIKGGGFSFSLLLAIPLMAVGAPAPSITALALVALGTALLLNPRIFKVGQFMREQQLERKDARIYAWHCSLVVLPQLAGVLRYHIGRIFNQPLRNRPARIASEISVQTP; encoded by the coding sequence ATGCACAAGGAACCTCCGGCCATGACCCATTTGAGCAGCAAGACACAAGCGCCCGATAACGCTTTGCCTCACATCGACTGTGTACTCATCGGAATCAATAGTGAAAAAACGGTGGGCCGCTGCATCGAATCTATCCAGGCAGCAGATTACCCTAGGGACAGACTGCATATCTACTACGTCGATGGAGGATCTTCAGATGCAAGTATTCTCATAGCCAAACAGTATGAAGGGGTCATAACCATTGCACTCAGGCCAGTGCATCCAACCCCTGGACTCGGCAGAAACGCCGGCTGGCAAACCGGTTCATCTCCCCTGATCCAGTTTCTCGATTCTGACACCATACTTGATCGCAACTGGTTCTCGAGCGCAATCAAAGCGATAAGACCTGAGAAGATCGGAGCCGTTCAGGGGATACTTAGCGAATTGTACCCTGAGAGGTCTTTCTATAACTGGATCGGAAATCTGGAATGGAACGGCCTGAAAGGAGAATGCGAATCATTCGGGGGTAATGTGATCGTCAAGCGTGATGCCCTTGAAATGACCGGCGGCTATGATGAGGAGATGGTCGGAGGAGAAGACCCTGAACTCAGCAGACGAATCATCAGAGCTGGCTGGAAGGTCATTCAGACCGGGGTGCCGATGGCGCAGCATGATCTGGCAATGACACGTTTCAAACAGTACCTCCGCCGAACTTTCCGCACCGGCTATGCCTTTGCTGCCGTAAGAGAGCGGGAACGCTCCGCTGGAAGTCGTTTCTGGCAGTACGAATACCGAAAGATCATTATCAAGGGGGGAGGATTTTCCTTCAGCCTACTTCTTGCAATCCCCCTCATGGCAGTCGGAGCTCCAGCACCTAGCATCACAGCACTCGCGTTGGTAGCGCTGGGCACAGCCCTGCTCCTGAACCCGCGAATTTTCAAGGTAGGCCAATTCATGCGTGAACAGCAGCTTGAGCGCAAAGATGCCAGGATATATGCTTGGCACTGCTCTCTTGTCGTACTCCCACAGCTAGCTGGAGTACTCCGCTACCACATAGGACGCATATTTAATCAACCTCTTCGGAACCGGCCGGCCAGGATAGCATCAGAAATTTCAGTCCAGACACCATGA
- a CDS encoding acyltransferase family protein, giving the protein MANKRKFLRHIHYFRGFAIVNVMIVHIWSAPMGEGAAYTHAAAMIRLFQQVFFHDSTIYFIFVSGFLVEYLSATKNPLDYYGKKLSNVIVPYLIMSTLWFLWESSKIPQSAEDLPSLAGTYLSMLTYGKAQIQYWYIPFIAVVFLLSPLILRIPNPAFNRITLAASILPLLGTRTGTEISAFQFIYLLPVYLQGIYVARNHDRVINLAKKHQPLLAFIALACTIALMYLHGNSIIFGPTSLSESIHYIHKSSIMFIVLPFLASLEQKSIKALDLFATYSFAIFFTHVTVSMYLVWKILPPETIYSLPLISASSYTLIMGSILYLFIKIFATLFCCIAAKKVLGSTSRFLIGA; this is encoded by the coding sequence ATGGCAAACAAGAGAAAATTTCTTCGACACATCCATTATTTCCGTGGTTTTGCGATCGTAAACGTCATGATCGTACATATCTGGAGCGCCCCAATGGGTGAAGGTGCGGCATATACCCATGCGGCCGCTATGATCAGACTCTTCCAGCAGGTCTTTTTTCATGACAGTACCATCTACTTCATCTTTGTTTCCGGCTTTCTCGTCGAATACCTCTCCGCAACCAAGAATCCACTCGACTACTACGGAAAAAAACTATCAAATGTCATAGTGCCCTACCTCATCATGAGCACACTATGGTTTCTGTGGGAAAGTTCGAAAATCCCTCAATCAGCTGAAGATCTACCGTCTCTTGCCGGCACCTACCTCTCAATGCTGACCTATGGCAAGGCACAGATACAGTACTGGTACATACCCTTCATCGCCGTCGTCTTTCTGCTCAGTCCATTGATCCTGAGAATCCCTAACCCGGCATTCAACAGAATTACGCTTGCCGCAAGCATTCTCCCCCTGCTCGGAACACGAACCGGCACTGAAATCTCTGCATTTCAATTCATATATCTCCTTCCCGTTTATCTCCAGGGTATATATGTAGCAAGAAACCATGACAGAGTGATCAATCTTGCAAAAAAGCATCAGCCCCTTCTGGCGTTCATAGCGCTTGCCTGCACCATCGCCCTAATGTACCTACATGGAAATTCTATTATCTTCGGCCCAACAAGCCTCTCCGAATCCATACACTACATCCACAAGTCGAGCATCATGTTCATAGTGTTGCCATTTTTGGCTTCACTAGAGCAAAAAAGCATAAAAGCTCTGGACCTTTTCGCGACATACAGCTTCGCAATCTTCTTTACCCACGTAACGGTCTCCATGTACCTTGTATGGAAAATACTTCCTCCAGAAACCATCTATTCCCTTCCCCTTATCAGCGCATCATCGTATACGCTAATCATGGGCTCGATTCTCTACCTCTTCATCAAAATATTTGCAACGCTATTCTGCTGCATAGCAGCAAAAAAAGTACTAGGCTCCACATCCCGATTCCTCATCGGAGCATAA
- a CDS encoding glycosyltransferase family 4 protein has translation MNKATTIAYLCSEYPAVSHTFIFREIESLRQAGILVHTATIRRTSNLGLMTASEQDEAKRTFAVITEPLPAIFKAHAKSLIRNPAGYLRMAAAALKPAFTGPCKPIKAVAYFIEAGILLEWLHGLSITHVHEHFGNPTAIVAMLMKTYGGISYSISVHGPDIFYQIDSAMLDEKVRHASFVRCISHYCRSQIMRISPSSMWEKHHIVRCGVDPDTWLPRPEPDNEVPQLLCVGRLVPAKGQHILLNACALLKNEGVRFHLTLIGDGPDRTSLEQFSREHGLEGAVKFTGIQGQDKVREWYDMADMFILASFAEGVPVVLMEAMAKEIPVISTRITGIPELIEHGHNGLLATPADTEDLARKIRTLIEDPEMRKRLGREGRKSVERRYNQHINNNKMVDLFKQAVAQA, from the coding sequence ATGAACAAGGCCACAACCATAGCCTACCTCTGTAGCGAATACCCAGCCGTTTCGCACACTTTCATTTTCAGGGAAATCGAATCGCTCCGCCAGGCAGGCATTCTGGTACATACCGCCACCATACGCAGGACGTCAAACTTGGGATTGATGACCGCGAGCGAACAGGATGAGGCCAAGCGCACCTTTGCCGTGATCACCGAGCCCCTCCCCGCAATATTCAAGGCTCATGCAAAAAGCCTGATCAGAAACCCGGCAGGCTACCTGCGTATGGCCGCCGCGGCACTGAAGCCGGCATTCACCGGCCCCTGCAAGCCAATCAAGGCCGTAGCATACTTCATCGAAGCAGGCATTCTTCTCGAATGGCTACACGGACTAAGCATCACTCACGTCCACGAGCATTTCGGAAACCCGACCGCCATTGTTGCCATGCTGATGAAAACCTACGGCGGCATTTCCTACAGCATCTCAGTCCACGGCCCCGACATTTTCTATCAGATTGATTCAGCCATGCTCGATGAGAAAGTCCGCCATGCCAGCTTCGTCCGCTGCATCAGCCATTACTGCCGGAGCCAGATCATGCGCATCAGCCCCTCGTCGATGTGGGAAAAACACCATATCGTCCGGTGCGGGGTTGATCCTGACACCTGGTTGCCGCGCCCCGAGCCCGATAACGAGGTGCCACAGTTGCTCTGCGTAGGCAGGCTAGTACCGGCAAAAGGCCAGCACATCCTGCTGAATGCCTGCGCACTACTGAAAAATGAGGGGGTGCGCTTCCATCTCACGCTTATCGGAGACGGCCCTGACAGGACATCACTGGAACAGTTCAGCCGTGAACATGGGCTTGAAGGCGCAGTCAAATTCACTGGCATCCAAGGCCAGGACAAGGTGCGGGAATGGTACGACATGGCTGACATGTTTATCCTTGCCAGTTTCGCCGAAGGTGTTCCCGTCGTCCTGATGGAGGCCATGGCCAAGGAGATTCCGGTCATCTCCACCCGAATCACCGGTATTCCCGAACTTATCGAACATGGCCATAACGGACTGCTTGCAACCCCCGCAGATACCGAAGACCTTGCCAGAAAGATCCGCACCCTGATTGAAGATCCTGAAATGCGGAAACGATTGGGCCGTGAAGGACGGAAGAGCGTCGAACGCCGATACAACCAACACATCAACAACAATAAAATGGTCGACCTGTTCAAACAGGCCGTTGCGCAGGCATGA
- a CDS encoding ABC transporter ATP-binding protein, with protein MKIRVPNLKYLKDIRTILSERERRNSLGILSMMVIAVLLETLGVGLVIPALALFTEKDFAGKHPVAKPLIDFFGNPDQTSLVFGGLGLLFSIYLIKALFLLFMTWRQNHFIYAIGERLSQQLLKIYLHQPYTFHLERNSAQLIRNVTTEVEVLATNVLTPILQLSVETLTLLCIFSLLLIVEPLGTLNILLVLGLTSISFVMLTRQNVAKWGNDRQHHEGLRMQHLQQGLGGIKDVKILGKEDYFLSRYGYHNTSSTKVRRKNTTIQQVPRLWLELLSVTGLIVLVLTMMMQGKDMDSIVPNLGFFAVATFRMMPSVNRILNALQSLQYCLPVVDIISRDFSLPFHEEPQEKTGAIRFKSSLHLENITYAYPQANRQTIEDITLTIQKGESVGFIGPSGSGKSTLIDLLLGLLAPNHGTISIDGNDIRTNMRGWQNIIGYVPQSIYLTDDDLEHNIAFGLSDEQIDRDKVLYAVEAANLAAFVKGLPDGLATFVGERGIRLSGGQKQRIGIARALYHNPEVLVLDEATSALDMESETAVMEAVTALHGSKTIIIVAHRLTTVEHCDRIYRLENGKITSQGSPAEMLTRHNRTLQSS; from the coding sequence ATGAAGATACGAGTCCCCAATCTCAAATATCTCAAGGACATCCGCACCATTCTGTCAGAGAGGGAGCGCAGAAACAGTCTGGGGATACTTTCAATGATGGTGATTGCCGTCCTCCTTGAAACATTGGGAGTCGGCCTGGTAATACCTGCGCTTGCACTCTTCACTGAAAAAGATTTTGCCGGGAAACACCCTGTTGCCAAACCGCTCATCGACTTCTTCGGCAACCCAGACCAGACCAGCCTGGTTTTTGGCGGGCTCGGCCTGCTGTTCAGCATCTATCTCATAAAAGCCCTCTTTCTGCTATTTATGACGTGGAGACAGAACCATTTCATCTACGCGATAGGTGAAAGGCTTTCACAACAGCTCCTCAAAATCTATCTGCATCAGCCATATACCTTTCATTTAGAACGCAATTCCGCACAGTTGATAAGAAACGTCACCACGGAAGTCGAGGTACTCGCAACAAATGTACTAACCCCTATCCTGCAATTGAGCGTAGAAACCCTGACGTTGCTGTGCATTTTCTCTCTTCTACTCATCGTTGAGCCACTAGGGACCCTGAACATCCTCCTCGTACTTGGGTTGACAAGCATTTCTTTTGTCATGCTGACCCGGCAAAATGTCGCCAAATGGGGAAACGACCGCCAGCATCATGAGGGACTCCGCATGCAACATCTTCAGCAGGGACTTGGAGGAATCAAGGATGTCAAGATCCTTGGAAAGGAAGACTACTTCCTGTCCCGCTATGGATATCACAACACATCCAGTACAAAAGTAAGAAGAAAAAATACGACCATTCAGCAAGTCCCCCGTCTCTGGCTGGAATTGCTTTCAGTAACTGGCCTGATCGTCCTTGTGCTCACCATGATGATGCAAGGCAAGGATATGGACTCTATCGTTCCCAACCTTGGATTCTTTGCCGTAGCAACATTCAGGATGATGCCCTCCGTCAACCGTATCCTCAATGCGCTGCAATCACTTCAGTACTGTCTGCCTGTCGTCGATATCATCAGTAGAGATTTTTCGCTTCCCTTCCATGAAGAACCACAGGAGAAAACAGGTGCAATACGCTTCAAATCGTCGCTTCATCTCGAAAACATCACGTATGCCTACCCGCAGGCCAACAGGCAAACCATCGAAGATATCACGCTGACGATACAGAAAGGAGAATCAGTCGGATTCATCGGGCCAAGCGGCTCAGGAAAAAGTACGCTCATCGACCTATTGCTCGGACTGCTGGCCCCGAATCACGGAACGATAAGCATCGATGGAAACGACATCAGAACTAATATGCGGGGCTGGCAAAACATAATCGGCTATGTTCCGCAATCAATCTACCTGACTGATGATGACCTGGAACACAATATCGCTTTCGGTCTGTCCGACGAGCAGATTGACAGGGATAAAGTTTTGTATGCCGTCGAAGCAGCCAATCTCGCTGCTTTCGTCAAAGGACTACCTGACGGCCTTGCAACCTTCGTCGGGGAACGAGGCATCAGGCTTTCCGGCGGACAAAAACAACGCATCGGCATCGCTCGGGCACTCTACCACAACCCGGAAGTCCTTGTTCTTGACGAAGCCACAAGTGCACTCGATATGGAATCCGAAACTGCCGTCATGGAGGCGGTAACCGCGCTGCACGGCAGCAAAACGATCATCATCGTCGCCCATCGCTTAACCACCGTCGAGCACTGTGACCGAATCTATCGCCTCGAAAATGGAAAAATAACCTCACAAGGCTCCCCTGCAGAGATGCTCACACGACACAACAGAACCCTGCAGAGCTCATGA
- a CDS encoding glycosyltransferase family 2 protein: MTIPSIFLVTLIIITAVPSLYLLITTIASFFFKKAAPATNRFLNIGVLIPAHNEGIAVRETIENVLRCDYPANRFEIFVIADNCDDDTADHARNAGATVFERSDTDNRGKGQALDWFLRNHSSRYRTTDAITIIDADVTPDVNYLREISASLSIPAVSVVQGYNGVNNPSAGWRPALVDAAFNVFNHLRLAGSFILSGSAALKGNGMAFRTPVLERYGWPCHSIVEDLEFTLRLLQDGTVVYYNPDAIVTSEMVTKGSHASSQRTRWEGGRFGLVKSMSMPLLRLFMKTGNPKFLHAWADLAIPPLGLLVLLFIPGTLAAILLSGLWIWIGAAYWLIVIFYLLSAQIQRKAPFSTWVSLLAAPIYILWKIPIYLKMIIGKQGKGWVRTTRETLHNN, translated from the coding sequence ATGACAATCCCATCCATTTTTCTTGTTACGCTGATCATCATAACAGCTGTACCCTCACTCTATCTGCTGATCACGACGATTGCATCGTTCTTTTTCAAGAAGGCAGCGCCCGCAACCAATCGGTTTCTCAACATAGGTGTTCTGATCCCTGCGCATAATGAAGGCATTGCCGTCCGAGAAACCATAGAGAACGTCCTCCGGTGCGACTACCCTGCAAACAGGTTCGAAATCTTCGTCATTGCCGACAACTGCGACGATGACACGGCTGATCATGCCCGCAACGCAGGAGCCACCGTGTTTGAACGCTCGGACACAGACAACCGAGGTAAAGGACAGGCCCTCGACTGGTTCCTGAGGAATCATAGCAGTCGATACAGGACCACAGATGCCATCACCATCATTGATGCAGACGTCACTCCAGACGTCAACTACCTCCGAGAAATCAGTGCGTCACTCAGCATTCCCGCTGTCAGTGTCGTCCAAGGATACAACGGGGTCAACAATCCGTCAGCAGGATGGCGACCGGCTCTTGTAGATGCGGCATTCAATGTCTTCAACCACCTGCGTCTGGCAGGATCCTTCATACTCAGCGGATCAGCGGCACTGAAAGGCAACGGCATGGCATTCAGAACCCCAGTACTTGAACGGTACGGTTGGCCATGCCATTCCATCGTCGAGGATCTGGAATTCACACTTCGTCTTCTCCAGGACGGCACTGTAGTGTACTATAACCCGGACGCTATTGTGACCAGCGAAATGGTGACCAAGGGCAGCCACGCAAGCAGCCAGAGAACCCGTTGGGAAGGCGGACGGTTTGGCCTGGTCAAAAGCATGAGCATGCCCCTCCTGCGTCTCTTTATGAAGACCGGCAACCCGAAGTTTCTCCATGCATGGGCAGATCTTGCAATTCCGCCCCTCGGACTCCTTGTTCTGCTCTTCATTCCAGGAACTCTGGCGGCAATCCTGCTTAGCGGCCTCTGGATCTGGATAGGAGCGGCATACTGGCTCATCGTCATATTCTATCTGCTATCGGCCCAAATCCAGAGAAAAGCCCCATTCTCGACGTGGGTTTCACTTCTTGCGGCACCGATCTACATACTCTGGAAAATCCCGATCTACCTGAAAATGATCATCGGAAAACAGGGAAAAGGTTGGGTTCGAACCACCAGAGAAACTCTGCACAATAACTAG
- a CDS encoding metal-dependent hydrolase: protein MYFAHLPAGYITARLLDGRLCRTPLRSNTFMFWGMLGSIAPDFDFVWCFHLHQRLCDHHQYPTHYPLLWLGLLVFSVLWLLIARFQHTPSAFAVVFFFGGVIHTVLDMFTGHLFLLAPISFVRQKISLAEYGLWDPFFLELFIVLGALIVWKKEQLSVLLSKIS, encoded by the coding sequence ATGTATTTTGCACATCTTCCTGCTGGCTATATTACCGCTCGATTGCTTGACGGCAGGTTGTGCCGAACGCCTCTTCGGAGCAACACCTTCATGTTCTGGGGTATGCTGGGTTCGATAGCTCCCGATTTCGATTTTGTATGGTGCTTCCACCTTCATCAACGCTTGTGCGACCATCACCAGTATCCCACCCACTATCCGCTGTTATGGCTGGGACTGCTTGTTTTTTCAGTCCTCTGGCTTTTGATTGCCCGGTTCCAGCATACCCCTTCAGCGTTTGCCGTGGTGTTTTTCTTTGGGGGGGTCATCCACACCGTTCTTGATATGTTTACCGGCCACCTTTTTCTGTTGGCACCGATTTCGTTCGTGCGGCAAAAGATTTCACTGGCCGAGTATGGTCTGTGGGATCCTTTTTTTCTCGAGCTTTTTATTGTATTGGGGGCGCTGATCGTATGGAAAAAGGAGCAGCTCTCTGTTTTACTCTCGAAAATTTCATGA